In Lampris incognitus isolate fLamInc1 chromosome 20, fLamInc1.hap2, whole genome shotgun sequence, one genomic interval encodes:
- the LOC130130749 gene encoding uncharacterized protein LOC130130749 isoform X1, translated as MFVRFPGSVHDACVLKKKALFMSSSCTHQREVSFGRWRIPFPHSKIAVAQTLPTPNTSSGPHTTWNDGTWAACSCLPDLGQNQAIAMPHVPHICQRGRTALFPPELKKGNISLKLSSVRVFDQGKYTCFVPLLNNQRKNAIVHLIVGVVHGPDLSIITAESSRVTLYCESHGWPLDPEMSWLDSDGKILIAGATKTVKGPDGLYTLNSTATVEKTETNRFTCRVQQQEMNRMKERHISVPGNLFVSGKPVQQYCCPLAIGSFGLLALFVGVLYCFRNKILGSIRGVNSQSEPLLDPSSLYDEIQNLCNQVNALKKNNLELTDQLAAKDTELTQLRDTGRGSKQRPTRVHWHDHTTNTRSSVLDHDFPEVSPSHRSPKREMKQKKRHQMKKCSLSAPNLQLSASANVYDTLKND; from the exons ATGTTTGTTAGATTCCCTGGTTCAGTACATGATGCCTGTGTTCTGAAAAAAAAAGCCCTGTTTATGTCAAGCAGCTGTACCCACCAGAGGGAAGTGTCTTTTGGAAGATGGAGGATACCTTTCCcacatagcaaaattgctgtggcccagacccttcccacacccaacacttcatccggcccacataccacgtggaatgatggcacttgggcggcctgctcctgtttgccagatctgggccagaaccaagccatagcaatgccgcatgtgccacatatttgccaaag GGGGAGGACCGCCTTATTCCCACCGGAACTGAAGAAGGGCAACATCTCGCTGAAACTCTCCAGTGTAAGAGTCTTCGACCAAGGAAAATACACATGTTTTGTTCCCTTACTGAACAACCAACGCAAAAACGCCATTGTTCATCTCATTGTTG GTGTGGTACATGGACCAGACCTTTCCATTATCACAGCTGAAAGTAGCAGAGTCACCCTGTATTGTGAATCCCATGGCTGGCCACTTGATCCCGAG ATGTCGTGGCTGGACAGCGATGGAAAGATCCTCATTGCCGGGGCCACGAAGACCGTCAAAGGTCCTGATGGCCTCTACACTCTCAACAGCACAGCAACTGTGGAGAAAACTGAAACCAACAGGTTCACCTGCAGAGTTCAACAGCAGGAGATGAACCGAATGAAGGAAAGACATATTTCTGTCCCAG GTAATTTGTTTGTCTCAGGGAAACCTGTACAGCAGTATTGCTGTCCTTTGGCAATTGGAAGTTTTGGTCTTCTTGCCCTGTTTGTGGGTGTGCTGTATTGCTTTCGAAATAAAATACTGGGAAGCATAAGAG GGGTAAACAGTCAGAGCGAACCACTTCTGGACCCCAGCAGTCTGTACGATGAAATTCAGAATCTTTGTAACCAAGTGAATGCCCTGAAGAAGAACAATTTAGAACTGACTGATCAGTTAGCAGCCAAGGACACAGAATTAACCCAACTGAGGGACACAGGCAGGGGGTCTAAGCAGCGACCGACCCGCGTGCACTGGCATGATCACACAACCAACACAAGGTCCAGTGTTCTGGATCATGACTTTCCAGAGGTTAGTCCCAGCCATCGTTCTCCCAAACGTGAGATGAAGCAGAAAAAacggcatcagatgaaaaaatgTTCTTTATCAGCGCCCAATCTGCAGCTTTCAGCCAGTGCCAATGTCTATGATACGCTCAAGAATGACTAG
- the LOC130130749 gene encoding uncharacterized protein LOC130130749 isoform X3: protein MHAQLSSCTHQREVSFGRWRIPFPHSKIAVAQTLPTPNTSSGPHTTWNDGTWAACSCLPDLGQNQAIAMPHVPHICQRGRTALFPPELKKGNISLKLSSVRVFDQGKYTCFVPLLNNQRKNAIVHLIVGVVHGPDLSIITAESSRVTLYCESHGWPLDPEMSWLDSDGKILIAGATKTVKGPDGLYTLNSTATVEKTETNRFTCRVQQQEMNRMKERHISVPGNLFVSGKPVQQYCCPLAIGSFGLLALFVGVLYCFRNKILGSIRGVNSQSEPLLDPSSLYDEIQNLCNQVNALKKNNLELTDQLAAKDTELTQLRDTGRGSKQRPTRVHWHDHTTNTRSSVLDHDFPEVSPSHRSPKREMKQKKRHQMKKCSLSAPNLQLSASANVYDTLKND from the exons atgcatgctcaattatcgag CTGTACCCACCAGAGGGAAGTGTCTTTTGGAAGATGGAGGATACCTTTCCcacatagcaaaattgctgtggcccagacccttcccacacccaacacttcatccggcccacataccacgtggaatgatggcacttgggcggcctgctcctgtttgccagatctgggccagaaccaagccatagcaatgccgcatgtgccacatatttgccaaag GGGGAGGACCGCCTTATTCCCACCGGAACTGAAGAAGGGCAACATCTCGCTGAAACTCTCCAGTGTAAGAGTCTTCGACCAAGGAAAATACACATGTTTTGTTCCCTTACTGAACAACCAACGCAAAAACGCCATTGTTCATCTCATTGTTG GTGTGGTACATGGACCAGACCTTTCCATTATCACAGCTGAAAGTAGCAGAGTCACCCTGTATTGTGAATCCCATGGCTGGCCACTTGATCCCGAG ATGTCGTGGCTGGACAGCGATGGAAAGATCCTCATTGCCGGGGCCACGAAGACCGTCAAAGGTCCTGATGGCCTCTACACTCTCAACAGCACAGCAACTGTGGAGAAAACTGAAACCAACAGGTTCACCTGCAGAGTTCAACAGCAGGAGATGAACCGAATGAAGGAAAGACATATTTCTGTCCCAG GTAATTTGTTTGTCTCAGGGAAACCTGTACAGCAGTATTGCTGTCCTTTGGCAATTGGAAGTTTTGGTCTTCTTGCCCTGTTTGTGGGTGTGCTGTATTGCTTTCGAAATAAAATACTGGGAAGCATAAGAG GGGTAAACAGTCAGAGCGAACCACTTCTGGACCCCAGCAGTCTGTACGATGAAATTCAGAATCTTTGTAACCAAGTGAATGCCCTGAAGAAGAACAATTTAGAACTGACTGATCAGTTAGCAGCCAAGGACACAGAATTAACCCAACTGAGGGACACAGGCAGGGGGTCTAAGCAGCGACCGACCCGCGTGCACTGGCATGATCACACAACCAACACAAGGTCCAGTGTTCTGGATCATGACTTTCCAGAGGTTAGTCCCAGCCATCGTTCTCCCAAACGTGAGATGAAGCAGAAAAAacggcatcagatgaaaaaatgTTCTTTATCAGCGCCCAATCTGCAGCTTTCAGCCAGTGCCAATGTCTATGATACGCTCAAGAATGACTAG
- the LOC130130749 gene encoding CD276 antigen-like isoform X7, whose product MHAQLSRGRTALFPPELKKGNISLKLSSVRVFDQGKYTCFVPLLNNQRKNAIVHLIVGVVHGPDLSIITAESSRVTLYCESHGWPLDPEMSWLDSDGKILIAGATKTVKGPDGLYTLNSTATVEKTETNRFTCRVQQQEMNRMKERHISVPGNLFVSGKPVQQYCCPLAIGSFGLLALFVGVLYCFRNKILGSIRGVNSQSEPLLDPSSLYDEIQNLCNQVNALKKNNLELTDQLAAKDTELTQLRDTGRGSKQRPTRVHWHDHTTNTRSSVLDHDFPEVSPSHRSPKREMKQKKRHQMKKCSLSAPNLQLSASANVYDTLKND is encoded by the exons atgcatgctcaattatcgag GGGGAGGACCGCCTTATTCCCACCGGAACTGAAGAAGGGCAACATCTCGCTGAAACTCTCCAGTGTAAGAGTCTTCGACCAAGGAAAATACACATGTTTTGTTCCCTTACTGAACAACCAACGCAAAAACGCCATTGTTCATCTCATTGTTG GTGTGGTACATGGACCAGACCTTTCCATTATCACAGCTGAAAGTAGCAGAGTCACCCTGTATTGTGAATCCCATGGCTGGCCACTTGATCCCGAG ATGTCGTGGCTGGACAGCGATGGAAAGATCCTCATTGCCGGGGCCACGAAGACCGTCAAAGGTCCTGATGGCCTCTACACTCTCAACAGCACAGCAACTGTGGAGAAAACTGAAACCAACAGGTTCACCTGCAGAGTTCAACAGCAGGAGATGAACCGAATGAAGGAAAGACATATTTCTGTCCCAG GTAATTTGTTTGTCTCAGGGAAACCTGTACAGCAGTATTGCTGTCCTTTGGCAATTGGAAGTTTTGGTCTTCTTGCCCTGTTTGTGGGTGTGCTGTATTGCTTTCGAAATAAAATACTGGGAAGCATAAGAG GGGTAAACAGTCAGAGCGAACCACTTCTGGACCCCAGCAGTCTGTACGATGAAATTCAGAATCTTTGTAACCAAGTGAATGCCCTGAAGAAGAACAATTTAGAACTGACTGATCAGTTAGCAGCCAAGGACACAGAATTAACCCAACTGAGGGACACAGGCAGGGGGTCTAAGCAGCGACCGACCCGCGTGCACTGGCATGATCACACAACCAACACAAGGTCCAGTGTTCTGGATCATGACTTTCCAGAGGTTAGTCCCAGCCATCGTTCTCCCAAACGTGAGATGAAGCAGAAAAAacggcatcagatgaaaaaatgTTCTTTATCAGCGCCCAATCTGCAGCTTTCAGCCAGTGCCAATGTCTATGATACGCTCAAGAATGACTAG
- the LOC130130749 gene encoding CD276 antigen-like isoform X6, producing MVDKKKEKLRGRTALFPPELKKGNISLKLSSVRVFDQGKYTCFVPLLNNQRKNAIVHLIVGVVHGPDLSIITAESSRVTLYCESHGWPLDPEMSWLDSDGKILIAGATKTVKGPDGLYTLNSTATVEKTETNRFTCRVQQQEMNRMKERHISVPGNLFVSGKPVQQYCCPLAIGSFGLLALFVGVLYCFRNKILGSIRGVNSQSEPLLDPSSLYDEIQNLCNQVNALKKNNLELTDQLAAKDTELTQLRDTGRGSKQRPTRVHWHDHTTNTRSSVLDHDFPEVSPSHRSPKREMKQKKRHQMKKCSLSAPNLQLSASANVYDTLKND from the exons ATggtagataaaaaaaaagaaaagctaag GGGGAGGACCGCCTTATTCCCACCGGAACTGAAGAAGGGCAACATCTCGCTGAAACTCTCCAGTGTAAGAGTCTTCGACCAAGGAAAATACACATGTTTTGTTCCCTTACTGAACAACCAACGCAAAAACGCCATTGTTCATCTCATTGTTG GTGTGGTACATGGACCAGACCTTTCCATTATCACAGCTGAAAGTAGCAGAGTCACCCTGTATTGTGAATCCCATGGCTGGCCACTTGATCCCGAG ATGTCGTGGCTGGACAGCGATGGAAAGATCCTCATTGCCGGGGCCACGAAGACCGTCAAAGGTCCTGATGGCCTCTACACTCTCAACAGCACAGCAACTGTGGAGAAAACTGAAACCAACAGGTTCACCTGCAGAGTTCAACAGCAGGAGATGAACCGAATGAAGGAAAGACATATTTCTGTCCCAG GTAATTTGTTTGTCTCAGGGAAACCTGTACAGCAGTATTGCTGTCCTTTGGCAATTGGAAGTTTTGGTCTTCTTGCCCTGTTTGTGGGTGTGCTGTATTGCTTTCGAAATAAAATACTGGGAAGCATAAGAG GGGTAAACAGTCAGAGCGAACCACTTCTGGACCCCAGCAGTCTGTACGATGAAATTCAGAATCTTTGTAACCAAGTGAATGCCCTGAAGAAGAACAATTTAGAACTGACTGATCAGTTAGCAGCCAAGGACACAGAATTAACCCAACTGAGGGACACAGGCAGGGGGTCTAAGCAGCGACCGACCCGCGTGCACTGGCATGATCACACAACCAACACAAGGTCCAGTGTTCTGGATCATGACTTTCCAGAGGTTAGTCCCAGCCATCGTTCTCCCAAACGTGAGATGAAGCAGAAAAAacggcatcagatgaaaaaatgTTCTTTATCAGCGCCCAATCTGCAGCTTTCAGCCAGTGCCAATGTCTATGATACGCTCAAGAATGACTAG
- the LOC130130749 gene encoding butyrophilin subfamily 1 member A1-like isoform X2, with the protein MARRFQGCLTGFIIRLICTPSTHGEHGVHGPSQPIIALAGEDVILPCYMDPTVNAERMTVEWTRPDLKPEYIHVLQEGRLALYSQNPSYRGRTALFPPELKKGNISLKLSSVRVFDQGKYTCFVPLLNNQRKNAIVHLIVGVVHGPDLSIITAESSRVTLYCESHGWPLDPEMSWLDSDGKILIAGATKTVKGPDGLYTLNSTATVEKTETNRFTCRVQQQEMNRMKERHISVPGNLFVSGKPVQQYCCPLAIGSFGLLALFVGVLYCFRNKILGSIRGVNSQSEPLLDPSSLYDEIQNLCNQVNALKKNNLELTDQLAAKDTELTQLRDTGRGSKQRPTRVHWHDHTTNTRSSVLDHDFPEVSPSHRSPKREMKQKKRHQMKKCSLSAPNLQLSASANVYDTLKND; encoded by the exons ATGGCTCGACGTTTCCAGGGCTGCCTCACTGGTTTCATTATACGCCTCATTTGCACACCGTCTACCCATG GTGAACATGGAGTCCATGGGCCCTCTCAGCCAATCATAGCACTAGCTGGTGAAGATGTGATCTTACCGTGTTACATGGACCCTACAGTGAATGCTGAACGGATGACGGTGGAGTGGACGAGGCCTGACCTGAAGCCTGAATACATTCATGTTTTACAGGAGGGACGCCTGGCTCTTTACAGCCAAAACCCCTCCTACAG GGGGAGGACCGCCTTATTCCCACCGGAACTGAAGAAGGGCAACATCTCGCTGAAACTCTCCAGTGTAAGAGTCTTCGACCAAGGAAAATACACATGTTTTGTTCCCTTACTGAACAACCAACGCAAAAACGCCATTGTTCATCTCATTGTTG GTGTGGTACATGGACCAGACCTTTCCATTATCACAGCTGAAAGTAGCAGAGTCACCCTGTATTGTGAATCCCATGGCTGGCCACTTGATCCCGAG ATGTCGTGGCTGGACAGCGATGGAAAGATCCTCATTGCCGGGGCCACGAAGACCGTCAAAGGTCCTGATGGCCTCTACACTCTCAACAGCACAGCAACTGTGGAGAAAACTGAAACCAACAGGTTCACCTGCAGAGTTCAACAGCAGGAGATGAACCGAATGAAGGAAAGACATATTTCTGTCCCAG GTAATTTGTTTGTCTCAGGGAAACCTGTACAGCAGTATTGCTGTCCTTTGGCAATTGGAAGTTTTGGTCTTCTTGCCCTGTTTGTGGGTGTGCTGTATTGCTTTCGAAATAAAATACTGGGAAGCATAAGAG GGGTAAACAGTCAGAGCGAACCACTTCTGGACCCCAGCAGTCTGTACGATGAAATTCAGAATCTTTGTAACCAAGTGAATGCCCTGAAGAAGAACAATTTAGAACTGACTGATCAGTTAGCAGCCAAGGACACAGAATTAACCCAACTGAGGGACACAGGCAGGGGGTCTAAGCAGCGACCGACCCGCGTGCACTGGCATGATCACACAACCAACACAAGGTCCAGTGTTCTGGATCATGACTTTCCAGAGGTTAGTCCCAGCCATCGTTCTCCCAAACGTGAGATGAAGCAGAAAAAacggcatcagatgaaaaaatgTTCTTTATCAGCGCCCAATCTGCAGCTTTCAGCCAGTGCCAATGTCTATGATACGCTCAAGAATGACTAG
- the LOC130130749 gene encoding butyrophilin subfamily 1 member A1-like isoform X5: MSKSEHGVHGPSQPIIALAGEDVILPCYMDPTVNAERMTVEWTRPDLKPEYIHVLQEGRLALYSQNPSYRGRTALFPPELKKGNISLKLSSVRVFDQGKYTCFVPLLNNQRKNAIVHLIVGVVHGPDLSIITAESSRVTLYCESHGWPLDPEMSWLDSDGKILIAGATKTVKGPDGLYTLNSTATVEKTETNRFTCRVQQQEMNRMKERHISVPGNLFVSGKPVQQYCCPLAIGSFGLLALFVGVLYCFRNKILGSIRGVNSQSEPLLDPSSLYDEIQNLCNQVNALKKNNLELTDQLAAKDTELTQLRDTGRGSKQRPTRVHWHDHTTNTRSSVLDHDFPEVSPSHRSPKREMKQKKRHQMKKCSLSAPNLQLSASANVYDTLKND, translated from the exons ATGTCAAAAA GTGAACATGGAGTCCATGGGCCCTCTCAGCCAATCATAGCACTAGCTGGTGAAGATGTGATCTTACCGTGTTACATGGACCCTACAGTGAATGCTGAACGGATGACGGTGGAGTGGACGAGGCCTGACCTGAAGCCTGAATACATTCATGTTTTACAGGAGGGACGCCTGGCTCTTTACAGCCAAAACCCCTCCTACAG GGGGAGGACCGCCTTATTCCCACCGGAACTGAAGAAGGGCAACATCTCGCTGAAACTCTCCAGTGTAAGAGTCTTCGACCAAGGAAAATACACATGTTTTGTTCCCTTACTGAACAACCAACGCAAAAACGCCATTGTTCATCTCATTGTTG GTGTGGTACATGGACCAGACCTTTCCATTATCACAGCTGAAAGTAGCAGAGTCACCCTGTATTGTGAATCCCATGGCTGGCCACTTGATCCCGAG ATGTCGTGGCTGGACAGCGATGGAAAGATCCTCATTGCCGGGGCCACGAAGACCGTCAAAGGTCCTGATGGCCTCTACACTCTCAACAGCACAGCAACTGTGGAGAAAACTGAAACCAACAGGTTCACCTGCAGAGTTCAACAGCAGGAGATGAACCGAATGAAGGAAAGACATATTTCTGTCCCAG GTAATTTGTTTGTCTCAGGGAAACCTGTACAGCAGTATTGCTGTCCTTTGGCAATTGGAAGTTTTGGTCTTCTTGCCCTGTTTGTGGGTGTGCTGTATTGCTTTCGAAATAAAATACTGGGAAGCATAAGAG GGGTAAACAGTCAGAGCGAACCACTTCTGGACCCCAGCAGTCTGTACGATGAAATTCAGAATCTTTGTAACCAAGTGAATGCCCTGAAGAAGAACAATTTAGAACTGACTGATCAGTTAGCAGCCAAGGACACAGAATTAACCCAACTGAGGGACACAGGCAGGGGGTCTAAGCAGCGACCGACCCGCGTGCACTGGCATGATCACACAACCAACACAAGGTCCAGTGTTCTGGATCATGACTTTCCAGAGGTTAGTCCCAGCCATCGTTCTCCCAAACGTGAGATGAAGCAGAAAAAacggcatcagatgaaaaaatgTTCTTTATCAGCGCCCAATCTGCAGCTTTCAGCCAGTGCCAATGTCTATGATACGCTCAAGAATGACTAG
- the LOC130130749 gene encoding butyrophilin subfamily 1 member A1-like isoform X4, with amino-acid sequence MLKYNIYFHQGEHGVHGPSQPIIALAGEDVILPCYMDPTVNAERMTVEWTRPDLKPEYIHVLQEGRLALYSQNPSYRGRTALFPPELKKGNISLKLSSVRVFDQGKYTCFVPLLNNQRKNAIVHLIVGVVHGPDLSIITAESSRVTLYCESHGWPLDPEMSWLDSDGKILIAGATKTVKGPDGLYTLNSTATVEKTETNRFTCRVQQQEMNRMKERHISVPGNLFVSGKPVQQYCCPLAIGSFGLLALFVGVLYCFRNKILGSIRGVNSQSEPLLDPSSLYDEIQNLCNQVNALKKNNLELTDQLAAKDTELTQLRDTGRGSKQRPTRVHWHDHTTNTRSSVLDHDFPEVSPSHRSPKREMKQKKRHQMKKCSLSAPNLQLSASANVYDTLKND; translated from the exons ATG CTCAAGTACAATATTTATTTCCATCAAGGTGAACATGGAGTCCATGGGCCCTCTCAGCCAATCATAGCACTAGCTGGTGAAGATGTGATCTTACCGTGTTACATGGACCCTACAGTGAATGCTGAACGGATGACGGTGGAGTGGACGAGGCCTGACCTGAAGCCTGAATACATTCATGTTTTACAGGAGGGACGCCTGGCTCTTTACAGCCAAAACCCCTCCTACAG GGGGAGGACCGCCTTATTCCCACCGGAACTGAAGAAGGGCAACATCTCGCTGAAACTCTCCAGTGTAAGAGTCTTCGACCAAGGAAAATACACATGTTTTGTTCCCTTACTGAACAACCAACGCAAAAACGCCATTGTTCATCTCATTGTTG GTGTGGTACATGGACCAGACCTTTCCATTATCACAGCTGAAAGTAGCAGAGTCACCCTGTATTGTGAATCCCATGGCTGGCCACTTGATCCCGAG ATGTCGTGGCTGGACAGCGATGGAAAGATCCTCATTGCCGGGGCCACGAAGACCGTCAAAGGTCCTGATGGCCTCTACACTCTCAACAGCACAGCAACTGTGGAGAAAACTGAAACCAACAGGTTCACCTGCAGAGTTCAACAGCAGGAGATGAACCGAATGAAGGAAAGACATATTTCTGTCCCAG GTAATTTGTTTGTCTCAGGGAAACCTGTACAGCAGTATTGCTGTCCTTTGGCAATTGGAAGTTTTGGTCTTCTTGCCCTGTTTGTGGGTGTGCTGTATTGCTTTCGAAATAAAATACTGGGAAGCATAAGAG GGGTAAACAGTCAGAGCGAACCACTTCTGGACCCCAGCAGTCTGTACGATGAAATTCAGAATCTTTGTAACCAAGTGAATGCCCTGAAGAAGAACAATTTAGAACTGACTGATCAGTTAGCAGCCAAGGACACAGAATTAACCCAACTGAGGGACACAGGCAGGGGGTCTAAGCAGCGACCGACCCGCGTGCACTGGCATGATCACACAACCAACACAAGGTCCAGTGTTCTGGATCATGACTTTCCAGAGGTTAGTCCCAGCCATCGTTCTCCCAAACGTGAGATGAAGCAGAAAAAacggcatcagatgaaaaaatgTTCTTTATCAGCGCCCAATCTGCAGCTTTCAGCCAGTGCCAATGTCTATGATACGCTCAAGAATGACTAG